aaaataataaataaaaaaaccaaaaacaaaaacctcttaCTCCCTCGcgttccctctctctccctctctccttctcattttctaaaaaaataggttcatacacacaaaatgggtaggcaaatgctagtgtGTATTATGCAAAGATAAAGAAGTAAAGTAGTTCAAGGGATGACatataaaaaaagtaaaagataAAAGCCCCAACCTCCTATGCGAAAAGGCCCAACCCACTATACTCTACTATATGccatttataataaaaattccGTTGTATCATTTACACTAGAAATTGTACATATGTTGTCTATAATCTATAAATAATAGTGTAAAAGAAGGCTACATTGTAAGTGGTCGATTGTTCTAGTAGAAGGGATATTCTTTTTTAACTAATTGCTTCTTGAATTCAAAGTCATGTCCGCCTCTTAGTATCGTTTAAAGTAGTATCATCATTcgtaataataaaattaaatgacTACATTGGACATATCATCTATGTGACAACTGATATCGTTATATATCAACTTCGCtcatataaataaatttgaactacattattgctaactcatttaGGCTAAGCATATCCCCtaccccttaatgtagataatattgtttgttaaaaataaaaataaaaagacgtAGCTCATATGGTAGGAAAAACTTTCAATGACATTGTTGTGGTTAAAGCTTGTTTCAAAACCAGTACAAATCGAAATTTCCAACAATTTTGTGTTTACCTATTTGTTCATCCCCTGTAATTTGTAAAGGTAAAAGATCCTTTAATTAACAATTTTTATCCCTGCACGTGATGCACGAATAGGCTTAAATTGAACTGAATTTTGACTGAAAATCCGATTCGGATtaaggctggtttggtattactatgctttgaaaaaaaactgtttctgctgtgctgtgagaataagctcatttttgctgctttacgttttcagcttttttcacCCAACAATGTGAAAATAAactatttttaagtttttaccaaacacctttttaaactcagttttttttatacccactttttataaaagcgtctcagtaccaaaccagtactaagACTAGTTTGAGATTGCAATgctttttagaaagaaaaatagaactgttttttatgtgatttaagaataattatatgtaaaataaaacaattgatCATTTGATAAACTATTTTAAAAGTGGTGTAAGtataaaaaattgaataaaatcattttataaattaataaaagtgatattagtgtgtgtgtgtgtgtgtgtgtgtgtaatgatAGATATAGACATGGTAGTGAGGGTGGTAGCAGTGACAACGATAGCGAGGACCGTGATGGTGAGGGTAGCGGCAATGGTGATGGCAACAAAAAAGGTAGGAATGCGGTGGTGTCAATAATGGGAGGTGGTGATTGGGGTTTAGAGGTAAACAATGATAGTAGAAACGACGACAACAACAATTGTGACAGTTGTAGTTGTGTGGCAGTGGAAGCGACTGTGGTCATGATAGCAATGAAGGCAACGGTAGCAACTGTTGGCATGATGGCAGTGATAGCAACAACGGTGGTGGCAACGATGATGGTTGCTCGATCGTAATAATAAAAGGAGAGTTCTAGAAATACAAAGAAAGTTGTAGGTCGATCGTCGAGAGTTCTACTGAAAGCAGTCGAATGATATCTCCCATCAGCTGACTAGACTTACGCTGGATTGCtgaattcaatcaaaatgtatTTTGCATGCGGTTAAGCTGGATCTGCTGATTCATCAGACCTTACCTGATGATACGTCGCTACAGGTGATCTCAAAGCCTTTTTTTTCATTCATCCAGCCATACAAAAGGACATATGTCTGGACCCCGACTCTCAcgtaagagcaattccacccctaaggactttgcgtcagcacccagcgcatttatccactcaaatgaacagtaacagactccaatgaacagtaataggccaaggcatctccacccctaaaaaaatgggctggcacaaacgatctccatccctacaaaatgcgctggcacccagcccatttaagatatttttaaattttgtctaaaagaataaaaaaataaaatagttttaatttcggataggatttttaaccaatctcgtcacgccacatgtcattatctgaacgtactattttgtgaatagatttccgctaagattttcaaccaatcccgacacgccacgtgtcacttccgttttacaataatttagccaagatttcgataagattttcaaccaatcacgtcatgccacgtgtcattatctgaacgtattattttgtggatagatttccgataatattttcgaccaatcccgacatgccacgtgtcacttccggtttacaataatttagccaagatttcgataagattttcaaccaatcacgtagtgccacgtggcattgtccagaacctcatcctttcttttttttgtccatataaaccctacatccctacatccatcctcacaccaagctcaatccttctttttagctcagaatccttgttcatcgttttcaaatcttaagttcttattacaatgtcttcttcaagaagggtgtataaacagttgcaggagcaacaacaaaggttgttggcacaacaggcagaattggccaatctcgaggaaggtggaagtggaggtggagatgaggctttcttcatggaggaggatgaggatgatcaccatagaaggcagaaggcctcacattcccgccgtGTCATGGAAGCCGTGGGTCAGATAGCCAAACCACGACGTGTTGCAAACCTCGatagaaaaaagggaaaaacgaggtaaaaatctattggaagattattttattcccaatagCATATTTCCTGATCATATTTTTAGACggcgttttagaatgcaacgaaatttgttcaacaaaatcatgagtgatatttgcaaccatgattcatactttgtgcaaaaagaggatgcttttcatgttctaggtctcattcccgagcaaaaaattacggcatccttgcgaatgcttgcatatggagcatctgcagatcaagtggatgagatcgcgAGGATGGGAAAAACAACTGTTTTGGAGTCCCTGATGCGTTTTTTCTCTGCAATTGAAGCCCTCTACACCAATGAGTACCTCCGGACACCCACGCCAAGGGACATGCGAAGGCTTctgaggaagggtgagatgcgaggcttccctggcatgattggaagcatggactgcatgcactggacttggaaaaactgtccaagtgcgtggCAAGGAGCATATGGCAACAGAAAAGGAGCCAAAAGcatcattttggaagcggtggcttcatttgatacatggatttggcatgctttttttggtgttccaggagctcagaatgacttaaatgtccttgcccaatccccagtgttcgacGAACTGCTGCAAGGAAACTCACCGAGATGCACATATACCATTAATGGTACCCAATACGAGGGATCATACTACCTTGCagatggcatttacccaaggtggtcaacatttgtcaaaacagtgccacatccacagactgaaaaggaaaaacactttgcaaaatgtcaagaagggtgtaggaaggatgtcgagcgttgttttggtatcctgcaagctcgttgggcgattaTCAAGGCTGCagctagaatgtttgatgtcgaggctcttcgatccatcatgatgacgtgtattattctccacaacatgattgttgaagatgagtatgattatgatggcgtcgatgaatatgagccggatccgatgaacaactcaagaacacgtatctaTTGTGCTCATGATGGGACCGAAGATCCAGTGCAACACGAGCCGTTGGAAagcgatggacgttacaatgaattgatcgttCAACGTTACACTAATGTGCAAGAGCCATACTGGCACGTAACCCGTcagaatgacttgattgagcaccagtgGGGATTGCATGAAGGCAAAGATAATTAGAATgaggcttgtggttgaagaataaattgtattttttttaagtttatgtaattctatgtagtgtgttttgtttttaagtttatttagtgagtttatgtaattctatgtatttggtgagtttatgtaattctatgtagtgtgttttgtttttaagtttatttggtgtaattctatgtagtgtgttttgtttttaagtttatttggtgagtttatgtaattctatttatttggtgagtttatgtaattcaatgtagtgtgttttgtttttaaatttatttggtgagtttatgtaattctatttatttggtgagtttatgtaattctatgtagtgtgttttgtttttaaatttatttggtgagtttatgtaatcttatttcatgtgtttaaataaagtacaaaagaaataaagttttaaaaataaataagaaataacataaaaattacataagaaattaa
This region of Malus domestica chromosome 07, GDT2T_hap1 genomic DNA includes:
- the LOC139197803 gene encoding uncharacterized protein; this translates as MLAYGASADQVDEIARMGKTTVLESLMRFFSAIEALYTNEYLRTPTPRDMRRLLRKGEMRGFPGMIGSMDCMHWTWKNCPSAWQGAYGNRKGAKSIILEAVASFDTWIWHAFFGVPGAQNDLNVLAQSPVFDELLQGNSPRCTYTINGTQYEGSYYLADGIYPRWSTFVKTVPHPQTEKEKHFAKCQEGCRKDVERCFGILQARWAIIKAAARMFDVEALRSIMMTCIILHNMIVEDEYDYDGVDEYEPDPMNNSRTRIYCAHDGTEDPVQHEPLESDGRYNELIVQRYTNVQEPYWHVTRQNDLIEHQWGLHEGKDN